The following DNA comes from Mya arenaria isolate MELC-2E11 chromosome 11, ASM2691426v1.
TTTAGAAGTTTTCCCGCACAGAAACGTTCGTTTACTTGCTCGTTCGTCCGTCCATTCATTCAATCATGTGTGCATTCATTTGTGTATTCATTTAATCATTCGCTtgcatttcatttgtttatgatattcatGTTTTCATAACTTGCCCCAGCATTAATTAATCGTTTGAGAACGTCTGCTTTATAAGTTGAACACTGAAAATGGTCATAAATCGTTTGCATTCGTGTGAACGAACATAAAAGCCTGCCACCGAGGGCAACTGCAGCCAGCTGAGCCGACCGGCCACTAAATAACTGAATGCAAAGTCTGTATAAAGTCGTCGTAAAACGACTTTATCAATCGACACTGAACactattttataatacaatttgtcaACGTGTGTgaacaatgataataaaaaaacagaaataaatacacataataaacaacatacaaattgtagaaaaatcaataaataatcaatGAGAATGTGAACATGGCTTGTATAAATGTTATTAAGTATGGACATTTAGTTAGCTCGATCttattttaagagattttgTAACAAagatacataattttataagtTCCGTTCTCTCGGTTAAATTCAATAACTGGATACATAGGCGCGTAGGAGCTCGGGCCGCAGGGGCCGCGACCGCGGCCCCAATATTCTGGCTAGTAACGGCAATGGGGTCGCGAATATTTGATACCGATTTTCTTAATAATGGTATTAAATAAAGCTACGCGCATATAGATCAATACCagtctgacacgatattgaataaacaggtTACCATATCATAATTAAACCTGTGACCATTTAGCTAATTGGCGTGTGAATGGCGTGAAAACAGTCGGCAGATTATTAAAGACGGGTAAGTGGAAGAAGACAATTATAATTTGTATCGtttttgatgtttcaaaaactgtagttgattgtgataattgcaattactcgttaaaatagaattgtcattaaaaagtcagcaatatgtattatttcaaaccTGTCACAATaaagtttgactttaaaatggacgttccaaatctgcctaaaagtttaaaatttcCAAAGAGATCTTTTGGCACTAAAAAAACTGAACACAGGGCATTCAACTCGCAATGGTTCCAAAGTCACGCGTGGCTTCACTATAAAGAGGTAAACTgcgcatattttttttaacatacattgtgagactgcgcaaatatgaatatttataagtaaataaatactgttgtttataataattaataatttatgattgCACAATAATTAATATGTCGCTGTtgctcataatattattttaaccgaaaaaaggtttagatataaacataaaaataaaacctgaactcactggaaatcgagtctttcaatgcttaaatttgaaaaaaatctcgACGGGAGGGGACAACCCTACCCAGCCCACCCCTTTCGCGGTCCCAATGTCATTTTCCTTCCTACGCGCCTGATACAGATGGCATACAAAATAGtaattctttataatatatttcttaaatgagCATCAAAATAAGAACAGCTAGATACATGTAAAGTGAATTTCATCTTCGACTTCCAAAGAATTACAGCATCGACAATACCTTTGAGCTTTAGGTATGTCATTTCTGATATTTTGTTAGTTTGAATATGAAGCTGATGTACATATAGACGTAATCGTCTGAAGTGAACTCTTAAATTTCCTGGTAAAATATCTAAGTAAGTTTCATATGCTTTAAAACAAgatttgaccttttttatatATCCTATTCCCTACTGTTCTGAACCAATCTTGATTAAAAGTATCGTACCACCTACATTTGAAAGCTtcaatgaatatatgtatatcaatacTGAGAACATTATCAAAGATGTGGCTAGAGCCAATCATGGGATTTTGCCATGGAGATACTTTTTAACGTTTCatattcatttcttttcaaaGATTACCCAAAAcgtgttttcttttttcctaAATGGGTACAACCGATGCAATGTGAAAGAGGAGTATGTTTTACAAGATGCTTAATTATTATTACCAATATGCCGATACTGTACAAGAGAACTCCCGTATGTATACGACTTTGTGATAACCTCGTTTCAGGAGCCAAGCCTTATAAACTATTTCTTAGGAATGGGTGAGCCTGAAGTCGTTTCCAGCACATCTAAGACAAATAAAAcgtgtttcattattttattaaatatataaatatataataagttACGACAGTGACAACATAACATTCCAGTTTTCTATTACtgggtgatatttttttatcgttttacaATTCTgcaatttttgtattttatttggcaaCCTgtctttatattaatataaattgctTTTCTGGATTTTATAGTTCAAGgctatttttgtttcaatactAAATTCAGATATTAGCACATCGTCGGAATAGCATATATTTGATAGACTTTTGCTAATAATATTTAACTTACACTTATTCGAACGCATTtattttcttccaaaatttTATGTTGCATTATTGTTATGCCagtttatttgcattttgtcgAAATATAGCTTTACGAGCAAGTGTTGTAATTTATGCAAATCCGACGTGAAATAAATGTACTTGTAAATTTGTTTCCTTATACCGTTGGAGAAAATCCCGTTATATCTCTTCCTTAaggttattgttttgttttgacactGATGCAATATGGCGGAAACTCTACGCAAGATCTCCAGCTGATTTACTTTCACAACAAATTGAAATGTATTCTGGGGAGATCGCGTATCTAAATTGGTTGCATTCAATACATATACGACAGTTCTAGAAATAGGATTGAAAATGGAAACTGAACATACTCCTTTAGAGCCCAGAGACACTGAACGTTTGCCAGAAAATCTGCCACCAGAGGTAAACAAACAAGATATTGAAGAAACAAGCAATACTTTGCTACGTCATAGATACATTTGTTGTTTGATGAATATGTCTTGTTACATATAGAACTGCATTAATGCATTGATGATTTttgtataaatcatttttactgtagtatgatttgtttgatttgttAATTAATACATTATCATACTGATTATCATTATGACAGGTCACTATACAAAACTACAGGAAAAAGGAAGTATCCTCTTTAGACAAATTCCTTAATATAGGGGGAGATCCtgcttgtttttttaacttcttAAGTGGATTGGGGGATTGAATGGGCTTTTCACTTTTGAAGTAAGTTGTCTTATGCTGGTCAGAATCAAGCTAGAGGTTGACTTGGgtgaaaaacatcaatttcaagAATTTTTTGATACACAAGCAAACAACTTCTCCCTTTAAAcctgttgatatatttcaaaattacacCAAATAACAACAGTTTTGTCAATATCATGGTCAGACAACGTAAGCaaatttcatacaaatgtaagatgtaaatgtaaatatacacaTTGTGAGTTGTCGCCAGGGGCAACACTGTTAAAAGACCACTGCCAGTTGGAGTGCCAATGGACAAGACGATGACATTTAATACAACGAAGTAAGTACCTGCTGACACGACAGTGACATGTTTTTATACAACATGAGAACCCGCTAGCATGACAGTGACATGAAACATGATGACAGCAGCACCGACAGACACAACAATGACATGATTGCAGTAAGTTGACGGTGACTGGAAATTTGATGACAGAACACTGATGGATACAGCAGGGACATGTTGTACAGTTATTGGTGCACTGACAGTCTAAGACAGTAACATGAAATATGATGACAGCAGCACCAACATACATTGCAATGTTATGGTAGCACCGACATTCACTACAGTGACATATGACAGCGTAATGACAATGGCAATGACATGAAATATGATGACTTAAGCAGGGAAGGACATGGCAGTGACTTTAATTATTGACAGACAAAACAGTGATATGACATATGATGACAGGCATCTCAACAAACAATTTGCCATGAAATATTAAGTTGAGAGCAACAATGGACACAACagtgcagggctttttctgcccattttgggaaaaagacccttgACATTTTGGCAAAACTTGTGTCacaaaattgggaaattttacagttaaaagaacaagctttcAAGTCTCCTGAGTATGAGGaacttattaaatattattttgttttccctttcaaaagacCTGAAAGGCTGGTTTATCAATTGctataaatcatgacagataatatttcatgctgatctctgaatgtgatgtaaatcaacaatttcttaattcaattacccccaaaactttacatcatCTTGATTTATTATGATGTTGAacgaaccagtacaggtaaaaagtcattcattaaacaaacaaaaaaaaaaattttttttcttcaattttgatttggaatttttctgaaaattggggaaaaaatcttgttttttgctttgggaatggttCTGATAGTTGGAACCGTGGGCACTACAAAACAAGCTTTGCAGTGACTTTAAATATGACAATGAATGCATCAAATGAAATTGCAGTCACATGAAATACTACAATAAAAGCACCAAGGCACATGGCAGTGACTTGTAATATGACATTCAGAGCACCAACAGACAAAACAGTtacatgaaatatgaaaatgggCGTCTCAACAAAGAACACTGACATAAAATACGATGACTAAAGCACTGAAGAACAGcacaataacaatgttatacAATGCCAGACCAATTGTGAATTATAGATTAAAGATCTGTAAATTTACGGATGGTGTAAAAAGGCCGATGTTTTAACCCAAAGAAAAGAGATGTTCGGGgaatatcatattttgaattaaattatttgacatattaaaGGCTTCATTCTAAATTTGGTGAAATTTTGATGACTCAAATTTTTTCATCTTTTGTGTATGAAAACCAACCTCAATCTAATGTGCAAACATGAAAAGTTGCTGTGCGGAAATTATTCCTTAgtgcatttaaattttatgttaaaCACATCTTAAATGATAAGTTAATATACAGATCCTTCGATCTGTagatttaaagtttataataaatttaaagacaTACTGTAATTTATATAGCACTTTCCTAGACCTGCTTATTGTACAAAGGGCAAtgcatttacatgtacattagttatataattatatatgatgtgttatttatttaattgttacacatgtatttttcagGTAGAAGAAGGCAATGTTGAATACAAGGTATGTTACTGGCAATTTTTTTATTCTCCAAAGGGAGGAGCATATATATAGACACCCCTTTGTCTGTCTGGCTGTCTGGCTATCTTTAAATATGGCTATGAGACTTATTAAGTTACCGGGGATATCCCTTATTAACCAATTTTTTCATAATTGGTGCTTGTCAGGGTCCTAATTTCAAAATTACTGATGGgactgaaataaaacttggtatatacatctagatagatggcaatgagaggaaatgcagtGCACAAGAGCCATAAAActatcatgcatatttattaagttatctccccttaaccatttttttaaattcggTCTTGCGCAAGTTTTGTCTGAAGAATAACTTCATAACaactgattgaaataaaactttttatatgGATAAATGGCAATTAGAGAAAGTGCAGGGTACAAGAACCATACTCCTATCATGCATATTAattaagttatctccccttaaaCAGTTTTTCATGATTAGTGCTTGTCTGGGCCATATCTTGGAAAGTATTACagggattgaaatgaaacttcaaATACAGATAAATGGCAATtagagaaagtgcagtgcacaagagcCATAACCCTGCCCTGCATATCTtttagttatctcccctttacctgctatttgttttaaattgggTACTTCTCCGGGACATGTCTTGGAAAATACTAAATGAATTGACATGCAACTTAAAATGTAGATAAATGGCAATAAGAGAAAGTGCATAAGAACCGTAATCCTGCCCTTCATTTATTTAGATATCTCCCCTGAAACTCCACTTATctgattgtttttgaaaatctgAGTCTGTCCAGGCAATATCTTGgatatttttgaatttcaaatgctgttttttatctcatttcttgaaatttacttgaaaaaataattctCAAACCTGCCCATATCTTTCCATGTTATAAATTTTTTCCAtcttgtgtataataatgctgACACCATTCCCTTCTACCAGcacattgttttacaatatttgccttttcatagaaaattgGCGTGTGGGGAGCATCCACCACTTCCAAAGATATTCTTTATTGTTTAAGTATTATGTTTCTTAACATGATAAGGTTtatgatattcataaacatattcaaactgAAACCTTATTATATTATCAAGTTAATATTAAATTGGAAAgtaatgttatttgttatctGATTATATATCATGCAGATTTCTAgaaataattcacttttatttaagGTTTGCTTAATGCTTTAATACATTGCTTGATAAACTGCAATGTGTATATGTCTGTTGTTGCAAGAGACATACAGAATCTCATAATTTACTTGTACACAGTTAAAGCTGGTAAATCCAAGTGCCGAGCGTCTGGAGCATCTTGTCACACAGATGAAATGGAGACTGGAAGAGGGCCAGGGGGAGGCAATCTACGAGATTGGTGTCGAGGATAACGGCCTCCTTGTTGGGCTCATGGAAACTGAGCTGCAGGCTTCAGTGGCTTCACTGGAACATATGGCAGAAAGGTATTGTTATTGACTTTTATTGGAATAAAAGgctttcatgaaaataattagCATAAGAGTGGTAAAAAGGGCAAGTTATTAGTTTCTTTTATGGaagtttttatttgtattaccTGATAATGATTTATCTTTACTTCTTTATtctttgcaaatattttattgattgaataaatgtttaacaagGAAAGATTAAgcataaattgaaaattaaattggatctataataaaatacaatgcaGTTGTTTTCGAACTACATACAAATGATACATGTGATATTGTATAACAGACTAGGAGCCACACTGACAGTATTACGAGAGAGATGTATAGACGATGAAAATGGAGAGGAACAGAGAAGAGCACTAGAAATCCTAGTAAGAAAAGTCCCAGATGACCAAAAAGTAAGTAGGCATTATATATGTGgttaaaaaactttttaagacataaatcattttacatgtAATGTATTATGATAACATAAACCAACAGATATACAGTACCACATTCACTTCTGGAAATCTTCATTGGAATGTTTTCTTTAGGTCACACgacataaacatgtatgtttcaaTCCTAAACCCCTTTGTTAGTATTTGCGGTAGCTTTAAACTCTAATTGGAACATGACCTCTTAGTTCATCGACCTGCGACTGACGGTACTGGGTAATGTGGACTCAGGGAAAAGCACACTACTGGGTGTGTTGACACATGGGGAGCTGGACAATGGACGGGGCAAGGCACGGCAAAACCTATTCAGACATCTGCACGAGATACAGACAGGAAGAACCTCTTGCATCAGCCACGAGATATTAGGCTTTAACAACAAAGGAGAGGTAACATTATTCAGTTTGATTCACATGGGTATGGaataacaattaacaaaaaacaacaactcaaaaaccaacaattgtttgtttgtgcAGTTCATAGAAATGCTCCTTTCTATTCAAGCCCTTTGTATATCTATTCATTTCTTTTGTCAGAAACTTGGACACTTTCCATTGTCTTTTACCTATAAAACTTGAAATACACACTGtcacattaataattaatacatttaatgattttatggCTACATGTTTATTGTATCTTTAAGATGTTTACTCTGCATGTtcttcataaaaacaatttttttgcaGGTTGTGAACTACAGTGAGTCTCGGAGTGTTGAGGAGATATGTGAGGCGTCCAGTAAGCTGATCACACTCATCGATCTGGCCGGCCACCACAAATACCTCAAGACGACTATATTTGGCCTCACCTGCTACTCTCCTGACTTCTCCATGCTTGTTGTCAGCGCAAACACCGGCATGGGTGAGTACTGTTAACATGTcctacttaaatattttatcaaagaattTCTTTGAAGATGTTAAAAAACTTATGTAAACAGATATAATACTATTCAGAATTATTTTAACTGTTACAGCAAAATAGAAATGCTGTAAAAGTTCTAACAATTTTACGATTTaatgaagtaaaaatgtatttgcaaGGACAATTTAACTTGTCGACCTCTATAAAGGACTCAATGTACTCTTGATCTTAGTCAGATAGATCTTTGTTTCAGATAATGACATGGTTGCATAAATTGACTTCTGCGTATTTCCAAGCTATGGTAACAATAATGCTGTATTGAAGTCAAGTGATTGCATTTCACTTTTTCATCTTTACAGCTGGTACTACAAAAGAGCACCTTGGATTTGCCCTTGCACTGAAGGTTCCAATATTTGTGGTGGTGACAAAGGTTGACATGTGTCGCAAGTTCTTCATTGAGAAGACTGTCAGCCAGCTGGAGAAGATCCTCAAGTCACCTGGATGCAAGAAGATACCAGTCCGGATCGCCAACGAGGATGACGCCATTACCGCGGCTCAGAACTTTGACACTGACAAGTTGGTTCTTATAAGATTTTGGTGAACATTTCTGAACTACTTACTAAAGCAATAGCAGGAACAGCTGAtgctttaatgtttatatattgtttattcttCGTTATTTGAATTGTGTGTTTTAAGGCAGTAATCTTGTTAATAATGCTATACACCTACTTTAAATCCATAAATATCGCCTTTAAAAACGCATATTTTACAGCTTCTTGGTTAAGCAAACTTGttctcaaaaaaaaattgaaaaagtaaatcaaACTCCAGTCCCAATATTCCAGGATAGTTCCCATCTTCTGCATATCATCTGTGAATGGTGCAAACCTCCCGCTGCTCTTCAAATTCCTGAATCTGATCCCACCTCTGAACAAGGACAGAGACAAGCTGGTACAGCTGCCCACAGAATACCAGGTACGTTAACTGGAGCAATGTAAAGCATACATACGTTAATAAACTGACTGAATTTTGTATGATGTTGTTAGtattattaatgatattattttcagtttactACAAccaaaaatgtttgtgtttgatgAGTTATAGTGATAAACCACTTGTGAGTCATTAAATCTTTCAATTTGTTTCTGGATGTCACTaaaagtaccttttatgacTATTTGTAAGATTTCTCTCTGACAATATATCGTAAACGAtaacctgtcgagaatgaaaagtgaAGTTATGCAAAAATCTTATATTGTACGGATTTGTTCTCAAactgtcaacacctacagaaaagaataaagaacatggaaaagtgcgaaaaaacaagaccattatcgcatcagtttgtagtattggtatgttaaacaggtcTATAGGCAGTGCGAattttttcacaccttatcgtacaactgacaaaaaatattttgacagtgcccaaccttggttttttatatgcatgtttaattaatgttttattcaaataaatattaaataattttaataattttaatcgtacaatatttttttttaaattataaacatcttCAACTGCCATTTTAACCCATACCAGGTATATATTcaatcaatatgacgcgagtaacatccctttctacataaatctaaacaaactcggTCTgtaatcgacctcagaaaaaaagttcaaaagcttgttactggttATAAGAcacaggcatttttttacatcgaaatctgaggggaAAAATGcttctaatacccagtcatttacggtaatgtttattttcagatCGATGGGGTATTCAGTGTGCCCGGTGTTGGGAATGTGGTGGGAGGCAGACTTCACAGGttagtttacatgtattttgaatttatgATGTATATGCCAGTAAGTTGTTCTTTAGAATATCAATATTAGGTAGACAGGTATAAACATATCCCATTTATGTCATGAAACTATTTTGGGCTTGAATGAAGAATGACTTGAAAGCATTTTGTCATATATAATGGGTATACcataatgtgtatattttctGAGGTACCAGATCTAAATAGGACACAAgcggtttaaatgtgaaaacatgCAGAATTTAAACCGCAATAACTTGAGACTATTCACAAAGAAAGCATGAAATGACCCTTACTTTACCTGATCTGTGTTGCAGTGGTTCAGTACGTGAGGGGGACCAGCTAATGCTGGGTCCATATGAGGATGGCCAGTTCCAGTCTGTGAAGGTGAAGACGGTCCACCGACATCGGTTACCATGCCGACTGATCCAGGCCGGCCAGGCTTCTACTGTGGCCCTGCATGATGTTGAGAGGGAACACCTACGCAAGGTAAGGGATTACTTGTATTCTGATCTGAACAATGTTTTCTCTTGCATAGGACTAATTAAATCAGTTAAAGGGACTTTCTCATGTTTTTAgaccaaaaattatttttcctggtaatgcatctaaaaacacttaataccgtattttatcattattttactctatgatatttaaaatgcagaaatgataataattatagtttAGAAAAAGTATCTTGGTTTTAGTGGGATGTAAACCCACGCCattttagtaaataaaaaaataaaaaacagatGCTTTAACCACTTGGCCACCAGGACTTATATAAATTGATGGGTATTTTGACCTTTGAACAATgatcacatgataatgtcaattgACCAATCATGCAACAATGAATTGTTATTAAACAACCTACTTTGGTTAAAGCATGAAAAGTAGAattgcagtgtacaataactgTAACTATATCTTGACTAATAAAAGAGTTATGGTCCTTTGTTACTTATCATTGTCTACAGCATAAGTTGAGAACTATTGGTGAAATTTAATGAATgttcatataatatgtataattgcTCTAGCTGCTTCTAAAATGCTGCTACATCACATTGCTAGAGCAAAGGCCCTCATTGGCCTGTTGTTTTAAGGATTTATGTCCCCTTTTCAGCATAGAATTTGACAAGACATTGTGTTGAGTAGATTATTCATGACAACTAcatggttttaaaaaatgatttgaacaCATGTTTAACGCAATAAAAATTAATACAGATCCAAGTTCTACTTTGGCTACTATCCCCCAGTGTTtgacagagttatggccctttttaaaagaaatagtttGCCATTTCTGTGTCAATTTTTTGTcgctcctgtgacagctctagttttatcatgtttttattatcttGAGAGCTGGTCATAAATGTAACTTAAACATCTAGGAATGCATGTGAAATTTGAACTACTTCTGTGTTCATGCTTATGAACTgtttttgaatgcatttattttatattcacaCTATTTgaccaataaaatataatgtatttaaaaacattgtgttTCCTTGAAAAGTCATACATTTCAGTGCTACTTCATTATGTTACAGGGCATGGTGTTGGTGAGTTCAGAGCTGGTTGGGGCATGTATGGAGTTTGAGGCAGATGTCTATCTGCTCTACCATGACACACGGGTCTGCCCAGGATTCCGAACCACAGTCCATGTCGGCAACGTCTGTCAGTCCGTACAAATCATGGAAATTAAAGACAAGGTAACTATAACATTGTCCTGCTGGGCCTTAGTTGCTGACTTTCTATTTAATTACTTTAGCCAACTAAAGTTGCGATAAATGATctcatattaattttgttttgagtTTTGTTTGCCTTTGTATTAATCAGCGCATTACAAAGCTACTAATTTGTGTATTTTCTTTAATCTTTTTTCTGTAATTAACTTTTTCATGACTTGAGTAAAGAATTTTTCAGATCCCATAGTTATTTATTACACAACAAGActgttttttcattttatataaaaagatatTCATAACCACTACCCATATTTTAGACCGCCATAAAGACCAACCAGAAGGCTCAGGTTATATTCAAGTTTATGAAGCAGCCAGAGTACATCCGTGTCGGCAGCCGGCTCCTGTTCCGCCAGGGAACAGCCAAGGGGGTAGGGGAGGTAATCAAGATATATCCATACACAGAGGTTCCCACCAGATAGGAATTGCCTCCCCTGACTGGcaaagtttttttgttataGATGACTGACTCTTTATtgccatttatttaatgtattgcaCTTTTTTATTAGTGTGTTTTAACTTAATTGAAAAGACACTAACTGTTACAGTTAGTACACCTGTATTCAGATTATGAAcctatttattgattttacaacTTCTAAATCCTAAATCCAGGATTTGTTTAATACTTGatgttttaaagtgttattgATCAACGCTTCTCTCTTACctaaatattattgtattgttataataCCAGTAAATACAGTCTTTAATGTTATTCAACTATTTTAACATCTTTATGATTTcctttacaaatgttttaaagccTTTCCATGTGTGTATTGATCTGATTTCAATGCTCCATTTGTCCCAGTCTTGCAGCTTTGCTCTTTAGTCattattttcaatcaaattttttCATCAATTAGATTAAAGTgtctatttaaatataatgattacaatgtgttaaatattttataatattagcTGTTTGCAGTGTTATATTGAttaagatttttaaacaaacattcatttttaccattattgttttattgcctTATTGAAGTCATACAATAATTTTACGTTATTTTACTTGGCTTTGACTAATTATTGACTTCTGCTACTTTCTTAAGTATTGCTTCTATTTTCTTCttgatttcttttcaaaaagaTCTTATTTGATTCTGGAATCTTGGGGAGAACACTTCCAGGAAGTTCTTCATAGCAGTAATGTCTGTGTTGTCAGAATCCAAAGACAGATGGCTTGTAGTATGTACATTTAGTGTAACTCATGCAATACCAGTCATAGGGCTTTCAGTTTTGTGTTTTCAAGTATGATTCCAGGAGAGTGgtgtattcatgttttaataatgtgATGTTAGTGTATTCTTGTTAAATGTTATGATGTCCGATGACTGATGTTAAGACTGAGGTAGGAGcatatgacaaaatatcataGATTAACATGAAATGGGTGTCATAaactatattaaacaaaaaatactagcaaaatcaaataaacactGCTTAATCTAACCATTAAGCCTACTAGTTCTGTTCTATACAGTAAAACTACTCATCAGTACCAAATCGCTTAGCACGCATGCACTGATACTATGACcttcttttattatatgcattctGTTGGTTTAAGGAgaattatttgtgaaataaaattgatatttcagtgTTGCAAACAGGAAAGATCTCGATCTGATATTGTTTACTGTTTTGAATTTAAGTTCGTTCTCACTTAcaagtaaatgttttaaattgttatgaTTAATAAAAGGGTGCTTGTATCTTGAATGTTCGCTTAGTCAAAATCAAACTTTTACTTGCGAAATGAATACATCTACGTTTTAGGTTTAAGGTTTATAAAAT
Coding sequences within:
- the LOC128209595 gene encoding GTP-binding protein 2-like gives rise to the protein METEHTPLEPRDTERLPENLPPEVEEGNVEYKLKLVNPSAERLEHLVTQMKWRLEEGQGEAIYEIGVEDNGLLVGLMETELQASVASLEHMAERLGATLTVLRERCIDDENGEEQRRALEILVRKVPDDQKFIDLRLTVLGNVDSGKSTLLGVLTHGELDNGRGKARQNLFRHLHEIQTGRTSCISHEILGFNNKGEVVNYSESRSVEEICEASSKLITLIDLAGHHKYLKTTIFGLTCYSPDFSMLVVSANTGMAGTTKEHLGFALALKVPIFVVVTKVDMCRKFFIEKTVSQLEKILKSPGCKKIPVRIANEDDAITAAQNFDTDKIVPIFCISSVNGANLPLLFKFLNLIPPLNKDRDKLVQLPTEYQIDGVFSVPGVGNVVGGRLHSGSVREGDQLMLGPYEDGQFQSVKVKTVHRHRLPCRLIQAGQASTVALHDVEREHLRKGMVLVSSELVGACMEFEADVYLLYHDTRVCPGFRTTVHVGNVCQSVQIMEIKDKTAIKTNQKAQVIFKFMKQPEYIRVGSRLLFRQGTAKGVGEVIKIYPYTEVPTR